Proteins from one Cryptomeria japonica chromosome 4, Sugi_1.0, whole genome shotgun sequence genomic window:
- the LOC131054744 gene encoding pentatricopeptide repeat-containing protein At4g37170, protein MEDSNGKTIASIYTQLLQDCISSKSLSKGKIIHAHMIRTGFRAGIFLNNRLIDMYSKCMSVVDAQLVFEKMNFRDVSSWNNLIAGYVKNGSIEDARQLFDKMPEKDGVSWNAIIAGYTQHGYEKEALTLFGKMRGESVKPSEFTFGSILQACASLQVVEQGRQIHTHAVKFGFQGEVFTASSVVDMYSKCKRTGDARQMFDKMPERNLVSWNAMISGYSQNGCSGETLKLFRQMYCAEMKPDRSTFACVLSACACLSALELGKQVHDYICKFGLENNVFVSSALVDIYAKCGSVEDARQVFDKMTTRSTVSWSSMILGYAQNGRAKDSIQIFEKMLRTGTKPDQVTFIGVLTACSHAGLIEEGRYYFNSMSKDHNIALDLEHYACMVDLFGRAGYLDEAEVFINNMPFEPDAAIWGALLGACRIHGNLKIGERAANYLFELEPRNAGPYILLSHMYAETECWDNVAKMRKLMKERRVKKEPGCSWTEVQNRVHSFMADDLSHPQANEIYQTLERLIGQMEVLGYVSPKNTVLKGDDNEHEWKHIYHSEKLAIAFALKNTPPGTPIRIVKNLRVCDDCHIVTKFISQTVGREIVLRDVSRFHHFKNGMCSCGDYW, encoded by the coding sequence ATGGAGGATTCAAATGGAAAAACCATCGCCTCTATATATACGCAACTGTTGCAAGACTGCATCAGTTCAAAATCTTTATCAAAAGGTAAGATAATTCATGCCCACATGATCAGAACTGGATTCAGAGCCGGCATATTTTTAAATAACCGGTTAATCGACATGTATTCGAAATGCATGAGCGTTGTGGATGCACAGCTAGTGTTTGAGAAAATGAATTTTCGAGACGTTTCTTCGTGGAACAATCTTATTGCAGGCTATGTGAAGAATGGGAGTATTGAGGATgcacgccaactgtttgacaaaatgccggAAAAAGACGGGGTTTCGTGGAATGCAATTATTGCAGGGTATACTCAACATGGTTATGAAAAGGAGGCGCTTACGCTATTTGGGAAAATGCGAGGTGAAAGCGTGAAGCCGAGCGAGTTCACCTTTGGCAGCATTCTTCAGGCCTGTGCTAGCTTACAAGTTGTTGAACAGGGTAGGCAGATTCATACCCATGCCGTCAAATTCGGATTTCAGGGCGAAGTCTTTACGGCTAGTTCTGTTGTTGACATGTACTCTAAGTGCAAGAGAACAGGAGATGCACgccaaatgtttgacaaaatgcccgAACGAAATCTGGTTTCGTGGAATGCAATGATTTCAGGATATTCCCAGAATGGTTGCAGTGGAGAAACTTTAAAGTTGTTTAGGCAAATGTATTGTGCAGAGATGAAACCCGATCGTTCTACCTTTGCCTGTGTACTCAGTGCATGTGCTTGTCTAAGTGCACTAGAACTTGGGAAGCAGGTACACGATTACATTTGTAAATTTGGGCTTGAGAATAATGTGTTTGTGAGTAGTGCCCTTGTTGACATTTATGCAAAATGTGGGAGTGTAGAAGATGCAcggcaagtgtttgacaaaatgactACGCGAAGTACGGTATCGTGGAGTTCAATGATCTTAGGCTATGCCCAAAATGGGCGTGCAAAAGATTCAATTCAAATCTTTGAAAAAATGCTTAGGACAGGCACAAAACCAGACCAAGTAACATTTATTGGTGTATTAACTGCGTGTAGTCATGCAGGCCTTATTGAGGAAGGCCGCTATTACTTTAATTCTATGTCTAAAGATCACAATATTGCACTAGATTTGGAGCACTATGCTTGTATGGTTGATCTTTTTGGCCGAGctggctatctggatgaggcagaAGTCTTTATCAATAACATGCCATTTGAACCTGATGCAGCTATATGGGGTGCATTGCTGGGTGCCTGCAGGATCCATGGAAATCTGAAAATAGGTGAAAGGGCAGCAAATTACCTTTTTGAGTTGGAACCAAGGAATGCAGGACCTTATATACTTCTATCTCATATGTATGCAGAAACTGAATGTTGGGACAATGTtgcaaaaatgagaaaattgatGAAGGAGAGAAGAGTAAAAAAGGAACCAGGATGCAGTTGGACTGAGGTCCAAAATAGAGTTCATTCATTTATGGCAGATGATCTATCACATCCACAGGCAAATGAGATATATCAGACATTGGAGAGACTGATTGGTCAGATGGAGGTTCTAGGATATGTGTCTCCCAAAAACACTGTGCTGAAAGGTGATGACAATGAGCATGAATGGAAACATATCTACCACAGTGAGAAGCTAGCCATTGCTTTTGCGCTTAAAAATACACCTCCCGGGACACCTATTCGAATTGTGAAGAATCTTAGAGTGTGTGATGACTGCCATATTGTTACAAAGTTCATTTCCCAAACTGTGGGACGCGAAATTGTATTAAGGGATGTCAGTCGATTTCATCATTTTAAAAACGGAATGTGTTCTTGTGGGGATTACTGGTAG